The following proteins are co-located in the Vigna unguiculata cultivar IT97K-499-35 chromosome 9, ASM411807v1, whole genome shotgun sequence genome:
- the LOC114163999 gene encoding probable xyloglucan glycosyltransferase 5, with protein MAPRLDFSNWWTKDTQKGTPVVVKMENPAFSVVEINGADAAFRPVEKSRGKNAKQVTWVLLLRAHRAVGCVTWFATVLWALLGAIKKRLIHGQGVAMESESDKLEKGKLLFRVIRVFLVTSLAVLAFEVVAYLQGWHFGNPTLHIPRTSDFEGLLHLAYVAWLTFRAEYIAPPIQALSKFCVVLFLIQSVDRMVLCLGCFWIKYRKVKPKINGDPFKSDDVEGSASNYPMVLVQIPMCNEREVYDQSISAVCGIDWPRDRLLIQVLDDSDDESIQWLIKEEVSKWSQKGINIIYRHRLIRTGYKAGNLNSAMSCDYVKDYEFVAIFDADFQPNPDFLKRTVPHFKDNPELGLVQARWSFVNKDENLLTRLQNINLCFHFEVEQQVNGVFLSFFGFNGTAGVWRIKALEESGGWLERTTVEDMDIAVRAHLNGWKFIFLNDVKVSCEVPESYEAYRKQQHRWHSGPMQLFRLCLPAILKSKVSAWKKANLILLFFLLRKLILPFYSFTLFCIILPLTMFVPEAELPLWVICYVPVFMSLLNILPAPKSFPFIVPYLLFENTMSVTKFNAMVSGLFQLGSSYEWVVTKKAGRSSESDLLAAAEREAKSIEQQKIHRGASDSDLMESQKLLEHKEAAPTTVKKTNKIYKKELTLAFLLLTASIRSLLSAQGVHFYFLLFQGVTFLLVGLDLIGEQMS; from the exons ATGGCTCCGAGGCTGGATTTTTCCAATTGGTGGACGAAGGATACACAGAAGGGAACACCGGTAGTGGTGAAAATGGAGAACCCCGCTTTCTCTGTTGTGGAGATCAATGGTGCAGATGCTGCATTCAGGCCAGTTGAGAAAAGCCGTGGCAAGAATGCTAAGCAAGTCACATGGGTCTTGCTTCTCAGGGCTCACCGTGCTGTTGGCTGTGTCACATGGTTTGCCACCGTGCTTTGGGCGTTGCTGGGGGCCATTAAGAAGAGGTTGATTCATGGACAGGGTGTGGCTATGGAGAGTGAGAGTGACAAGTTGGAAAAAGGCAAGTTGCTGTTTCGAGTCATTAGAGTGTTCCTAGTGACATCCTTGGCAGTTCTGGCCTTTGAGGTTGTTGCTTACCTTCAAGGTTGGCATTTTGGGAACCCCACTTTGCACATTCCTCGTACTTCTGATTTCGAAGGATTGCTCCACTTGGCTTATGTTGCTTGGTTGACGTTTCGTGCTGAGTACATTGCTCCTCCTATACAGGCACTTTCcaaattttgtgttgttttgtttCTTATACAGTCTGTGGACCGCATGGTCCTTTGCCTGGGGTGCTTTTGGATCAAATACAGGAAGGTCAAGCCAAAGATTAATGGGGATCCGTTCAAGAGTGATGATGTTGAAGGATCTGCAAGCAATTATCCCATGGTTCTGGTTCAAATTCCAATGTGCAATGAGAGGGAG GTGTATGATCAATCCATTTCTGCAGTCTGTGGCATTGATTGGCCAAGGGATCGTTTACTGATTCAAGTACTTGACGATTCTGATGATGAGAGCATACAGTGGTTAATCAAGGAAGAGGTTTCTAAATGGAGCCAGAAGGGGATCAATATAATCTATAGGCATCGCTTAATAAGGACTGGATACAAAGCTGGAAATCTTAACTCTGCAATGAGCTGTGACTATGTGAAAGACTACGAGTTTGTTGCTATTTTTGATGCAGACTTTCAACCAAATCCTGATTTTCTTAAGCGAACTGTGCCACATTTCAAG GACAATCCCGAACTAGGTTTGGTCCAAGCTAGATGGTCTTTTGTGAACAAGGATGAGAATTTATTGACGCGCCTCCAAAACATAAACTTATGCTTTCATTTTGAGGTAGAACAGCAGGTGAATGGGGTATTTCTCAGTTTTTTTGGTTTCAATGGAACTGCTGGTGTTTGGAGAATCAAGGCACTAGAAGAGTCCGGGGGCTGGCTAGAGAGGACAACTGTAGAAGATATGGACATTGCTGTCCGAGCTCATCTCAATGGTTGGAAATTTATCTTCCTAAATGATGTAAAG GTATCATGTGAAGTTCCAGAGTCATATGAAGCTTACAGGAAGCAGCAACACCGCTGGCATTCAGGTCCTATGCAACTTTTTAGGTTGTGTCTTCCGGCAATTTTGAAATCTAAG GTGTCTGCATGGAAGAAAGCAAACTTAATCCTGCTATTTTTTCTGTTGAGGAAACTGATCCTTCCCTTTTACTCCTTCACCTTATTTTGCATAATTCTTCCTCTAACCATGTTTGTACCAGAGGCAGAGCTTCCTTTGTGGGTGATCTGCTATGTGCCTGTGTTTATGTCACTTCTTAACATTCTTCCTGCTCCAAAATCTTTTCCTTTCATTGTTCCCTACCTCCTTTTCGAAAACACCATGTCCGTCACCAAATTCAATGCAATGGTATCTGGGCTCTTCCAATTAGGAAGCTCTTACGAATGGGTTGTGACAAAGAAAGCTGGCAGGTCCTCAGAGTCCGATTTACTAGCGGCTGCAGAAAGGGAAGCCAAGTCAATAGAACAACAAAAGATTCATAGAGGAGCTTCCGACAGTGACCTTATGGAGTCACAAAAGCTTTTGGAGCACAAAGAAGCAGCTCCAACAACtgttaagaaaactaataagaTATATAAGAAAGAGCTGACTTTGGCATTCCTCCTTCTCACAGCTTCTATCAGGAGTCTGTTATCTGCACAAGGAGTTCACTTCTACTTCCTGCTTTTCCAAGGGGTGACCTTCCTCCTTGTGGGGCTTGATTTGATTGGAGAGCAGATGAGCTAG
- the LOC114196271 gene encoding probable cyclic nucleotide-gated ion channel 14 isoform X1, with translation MEQRYEKLVRFSSDDGKQSLELPWEKLDSHKHHEKAFTVYPECKMSIGDKNRMSIKIPSLAKFKVFPENHEPWKKKILDPGSDVILEWNRAFLFSCILALFVDPLFFYLPSVANDGKSSCMATDLNIGIVVTCFRTFADVFYLLNMAIKFRTAYVSPSSRVFGRGELVMDPRLIARRYLRSEFFLDLVATLPLPQIVIWFIMPAIRSSHADHTNNALVLIVLLQYVPRLYLIFPLSSQIIKATGVVTKTAWAGAAYNLLLYMLASHVLGASWYLLSIERHATCWKSECRNESLPVKCALKYLDCSTLNQDDRMKWVNSTSVFGNCNPENTTNFNYGIFASAVENNVISSVFIEKYLYCLWWGLQNLSSYGQGLTTSTFIGETAFAILMAILGLVLFAHLIGNMQTYLQSITVRLEEWRLKRRDTEEWMSHRQLPQNLRERVRRFVQYKWLATRGVDEETILRGLPIDLRRDIQRHLCLDLVRRVPFFSQMDAQLLDAICERLVSSLSTQGTYIVREGDPVTEMLFIIRGRLESSTTNGGRTGFFNSITLRPGDFCGEELLAWALLPKSTLNLPSSTRTVKALVEVEAFALRAEDLKFVANQFRRLHSKKLQHTFRFYSHHWRTWATCFIQAAWRRFKKRMFAKSLSLRECESFNHDQHNEEEHSAVTSNTAQVKQNLGVTILASRFAANTRRGVQKMKDVELPKLQKPEEPDFSVEPDDD, from the exons ATGGAGCAGAGATATGAGAAGCTAGTGAG GTTCTCCAGTGATGATGGTAAACAGAGTCTTGAACTTCCTTGGGAAAAGCTAGACTCTCACAAACACCATGAGAAGGCATTCACAGTCTATCCAGAATGCAAAATGAGTATTGGTGACAAGAACAGAATGAGCATCAAAATTCCCTCGCTTGCAAAGTTCAAGGTTTTCCCAGAAAACCATGAGCCATGGAAGAAGAAAATTCTTGATCCAGGGAGTGATGTAATTTTGGAGTGGAACCGGGCATTCCTGTTTTCCTGCATTCTGGCACTGTTTGTTGATCCACTATTTTTCTACCTTCCCTCAGTGGCAAATGATGGGAAATCTTCGTGTATGGCTACTGATTTGAATATAGGAATTGTTGTGACATGTTTCCGAACATTTGCTGATGTTTTCTATCTGCTCAACATGGCCATCAAGTTCAGAACAGCCTATGTATCACCGAGTTCTAGGGTGTTTGGAAGGGGTGAGCTTGTTATGGATCCTAGGCTTATTGCAAGGCGATATTTGAGATCAGAGTTCTTCCTAGATCTGGTTGCTACACTACCTCTTCCCCAG ATTGTGATTTGGTTTATCATGCCAGCAATCAGAAGCTCCCATGCTGATCACACCAACAATGCACTTGTACTCATTGTTCTGCTTCAATATGTCCCCagattatatttgattttccCATTGAGTTCTCAGATTATTAAAGCCACTGGTGTAGTTACAAAGACAGCATGGGCTGGGGCTGCTTACAATCTTTTACTTTACATGCTTGCTAGTCAT GTGTTGGGGGCATCATGGTATCTGTTATCAATTGAAAGGCATGCTACTTGCTGGAAATCTGAATGCAGAAATGAAAGCCTCCCTGTAAAATGTGCTCTTAAGTACTTAGATTGCAGTACTTTAAACCAGGATGATCGCATGAAGTGGGTAAACAGTACTTCTGTGTTTGGTAACTGCAATCCTGAAAATACCACCAATTTCAACTATGGAATTTTTGCAAGTGCAGTGGAAAATAATGTTATCTCCTCCGTGTTTATAGAGAAGTATCTCTATTGTCTCTGGTGGGGCTTGCAGAACTTAAG CTCCTATGGCCAGGGTTTGACCACAAGCACATTCATTGGGGAAACTGCATTTGCAATACTCATGGCTATTCTGGGTCTGGTTTTGTTTGCCCACTTAATTGGTAACATGCAG ACCTATTTGCAATCTATTACTGTGAGGcttgaagaatggaggctcaaGCGACGTGACACTGAAGAGTGGATGAGCCACCGTCAGCTCCCACAAAATCTGAGAGAGCGTGTCCGAAGATTTGTTCAATACAAGTGGCTTGCAACTCGCGGGGTTGATGAAGAAACAATCCTACGTGGCCTCCCTATTGACCTACGTAGAGATATCCAACGCCACCTTTGCTTGGACCTTGTTCGACGT GTTCCTTTTTTCTCACAAATGGATGCTCAGCTACTTGATGCAATATGCGAGAGATTGGTATCATCCTTGAGTACTCAAGGCACGTACATAGTCAGAGAAGGAGATCCGGTTACAGAGATGCTCTTTATCATCAGAGGAAGACTTGAAAGTTCAACCACAAATGGAGGCAGAACTGGTTTCTTCAACTCCATTACCTTGAGGCCTGGTGATTTCTGTGGAGAAGAGCTACTTGCTTGGGCGTTGCTTCCAAAATCCACTCTCAACTTGCCTTCTTCTACAAGAACTGTTAAAGCCCTTGTAGAAGTTGAAGCATTTGCACTAAGAGCGGAAGATCTTAAATTCGTGGCCAATCAGTTCAGACGTCTCCACAGCAAGAAGTTACAGCACACTTTCCGTTTCTACTCTCACCATTGGAGGACATGGGCAACATGCTTCATTCAGGCTGCTTGGCGCCGGTTCAAGAAGAGAATGTTTGCGAAGAGCCTTAGCTTGAGGGAATGCGAGTCCTTCAATCACGATCAACATAATGAAGAAGAGCACAGTGCAGTGACTTCAAACACTGCACAAGTAAAACAAAACCTAGGTGTCACTATTCTGGCTTCAAGGTTTGCTGCAAACACAAGGAGAGGAGTTCAGAAGATGAAGGATGTAGAGCTGCCCAAGTTGCAAAAGCCTGAAGAACCAGACTTTTCAGTAGAGCCTGATGATGATTAG
- the LOC114196271 gene encoding probable cyclic nucleotide-gated ion channel 14 isoform X2: MSIGDKNRMSIKIPSLAKFKVFPENHEPWKKKILDPGSDVILEWNRAFLFSCILALFVDPLFFYLPSVANDGKSSCMATDLNIGIVVTCFRTFADVFYLLNMAIKFRTAYVSPSSRVFGRGELVMDPRLIARRYLRSEFFLDLVATLPLPQIVIWFIMPAIRSSHADHTNNALVLIVLLQYVPRLYLIFPLSSQIIKATGVVTKTAWAGAAYNLLLYMLASHVLGASWYLLSIERHATCWKSECRNESLPVKCALKYLDCSTLNQDDRMKWVNSTSVFGNCNPENTTNFNYGIFASAVENNVISSVFIEKYLYCLWWGLQNLSSYGQGLTTSTFIGETAFAILMAILGLVLFAHLIGNMQTYLQSITVRLEEWRLKRRDTEEWMSHRQLPQNLRERVRRFVQYKWLATRGVDEETILRGLPIDLRRDIQRHLCLDLVRRVPFFSQMDAQLLDAICERLVSSLSTQGTYIVREGDPVTEMLFIIRGRLESSTTNGGRTGFFNSITLRPGDFCGEELLAWALLPKSTLNLPSSTRTVKALVEVEAFALRAEDLKFVANQFRRLHSKKLQHTFRFYSHHWRTWATCFIQAAWRRFKKRMFAKSLSLRECESFNHDQHNEEEHSAVTSNTAQVKQNLGVTILASRFAANTRRGVQKMKDVELPKLQKPEEPDFSVEPDDD, encoded by the exons ATGAGTATTGGTGACAAGAACAGAATGAGCATCAAAATTCCCTCGCTTGCAAAGTTCAAGGTTTTCCCAGAAAACCATGAGCCATGGAAGAAGAAAATTCTTGATCCAGGGAGTGATGTAATTTTGGAGTGGAACCGGGCATTCCTGTTTTCCTGCATTCTGGCACTGTTTGTTGATCCACTATTTTTCTACCTTCCCTCAGTGGCAAATGATGGGAAATCTTCGTGTATGGCTACTGATTTGAATATAGGAATTGTTGTGACATGTTTCCGAACATTTGCTGATGTTTTCTATCTGCTCAACATGGCCATCAAGTTCAGAACAGCCTATGTATCACCGAGTTCTAGGGTGTTTGGAAGGGGTGAGCTTGTTATGGATCCTAGGCTTATTGCAAGGCGATATTTGAGATCAGAGTTCTTCCTAGATCTGGTTGCTACACTACCTCTTCCCCAG ATTGTGATTTGGTTTATCATGCCAGCAATCAGAAGCTCCCATGCTGATCACACCAACAATGCACTTGTACTCATTGTTCTGCTTCAATATGTCCCCagattatatttgattttccCATTGAGTTCTCAGATTATTAAAGCCACTGGTGTAGTTACAAAGACAGCATGGGCTGGGGCTGCTTACAATCTTTTACTTTACATGCTTGCTAGTCAT GTGTTGGGGGCATCATGGTATCTGTTATCAATTGAAAGGCATGCTACTTGCTGGAAATCTGAATGCAGAAATGAAAGCCTCCCTGTAAAATGTGCTCTTAAGTACTTAGATTGCAGTACTTTAAACCAGGATGATCGCATGAAGTGGGTAAACAGTACTTCTGTGTTTGGTAACTGCAATCCTGAAAATACCACCAATTTCAACTATGGAATTTTTGCAAGTGCAGTGGAAAATAATGTTATCTCCTCCGTGTTTATAGAGAAGTATCTCTATTGTCTCTGGTGGGGCTTGCAGAACTTAAG CTCCTATGGCCAGGGTTTGACCACAAGCACATTCATTGGGGAAACTGCATTTGCAATACTCATGGCTATTCTGGGTCTGGTTTTGTTTGCCCACTTAATTGGTAACATGCAG ACCTATTTGCAATCTATTACTGTGAGGcttgaagaatggaggctcaaGCGACGTGACACTGAAGAGTGGATGAGCCACCGTCAGCTCCCACAAAATCTGAGAGAGCGTGTCCGAAGATTTGTTCAATACAAGTGGCTTGCAACTCGCGGGGTTGATGAAGAAACAATCCTACGTGGCCTCCCTATTGACCTACGTAGAGATATCCAACGCCACCTTTGCTTGGACCTTGTTCGACGT GTTCCTTTTTTCTCACAAATGGATGCTCAGCTACTTGATGCAATATGCGAGAGATTGGTATCATCCTTGAGTACTCAAGGCACGTACATAGTCAGAGAAGGAGATCCGGTTACAGAGATGCTCTTTATCATCAGAGGAAGACTTGAAAGTTCAACCACAAATGGAGGCAGAACTGGTTTCTTCAACTCCATTACCTTGAGGCCTGGTGATTTCTGTGGAGAAGAGCTACTTGCTTGGGCGTTGCTTCCAAAATCCACTCTCAACTTGCCTTCTTCTACAAGAACTGTTAAAGCCCTTGTAGAAGTTGAAGCATTTGCACTAAGAGCGGAAGATCTTAAATTCGTGGCCAATCAGTTCAGACGTCTCCACAGCAAGAAGTTACAGCACACTTTCCGTTTCTACTCTCACCATTGGAGGACATGGGCAACATGCTTCATTCAGGCTGCTTGGCGCCGGTTCAAGAAGAGAATGTTTGCGAAGAGCCTTAGCTTGAGGGAATGCGAGTCCTTCAATCACGATCAACATAATGAAGAAGAGCACAGTGCAGTGACTTCAAACACTGCACAAGTAAAACAAAACCTAGGTGTCACTATTCTGGCTTCAAGGTTTGCTGCAAACACAAGGAGAGGAGTTCAGAAGATGAAGGATGTAGAGCTGCCCAAGTTGCAAAAGCCTGAAGAACCAGACTTTTCAGTAGAGCCTGATGATGATTAG
- the LOC114163907 gene encoding oligouridylate-binding protein 1-like, which produces MQQRLKLQQQQALMQQALLQQQQMYHPGMLAAAMSQMEPVPSGNLPPGFDTSACRSVYVGNIHVNVTDKLLAEVFQSAGPLAGCKLIRKEKSSYGFVDYHDRASAALAIMTLHGRQLYGQALKVNWAYANSSREDTSGHFNIFVGDLSPEVTDATLFACFSVYPSCSDARVMWDHKTGRSKGYGFVSFRDHQDAQSAINDMTGKWLGNRQIRCNWATKGAGTSSNEEKSNENQNAVVLTNGSSDGGQDNNNNEDAPENNSLYTTVYVGNLPHDVTQAELHCQFHALGAGVIEEVRVQRDKGFGFVRYNTHEEAALAIQVANGRIIRGKSMKCSWGSKPTPPGTASNPLPPPAQPYQILPTAAGMNQGYSPAELLAYQRQLALSQAAVSGLSGQALLQMTGQHGLAPASMGVNSAGSQAMYDGYTGNSSRQQLMYYR; this is translated from the exons ATGCAACAGAGGCTGAAGTTGCAGCAACAACAAGCCCTCATGCAGCAAGCCTTGCTTCAGCAGCAGCAGATGTACCACCCTGGCATGCTCGCGGCTGCCATGTCTCAG ATGGAGCCTGTTCCAAGTGGAAATTTGCCTCCTGGTTTTGATACTTCTGCATGCCGTAGTGT TTATGTAGGAAATATTCATGTAAATGTCACTGATAAACTTCTCGCAGAAGTTTTTCAGAGTGCTGGTCCTCTTGCTGGCTGCAAGCTCATACGAAAAGAAAAG TCCTCTTATGGTTTTGTGGACTACCATGATCGAGCATCTGCGGCCCTTGCAATAATGACATTGCACGGACGACAACT ATATGGTCAAGCACTTAAGGTGAATTGGGCATATGCAAATAGCAGTAGGGAGGACACATCAG GGCACTTCAATATATTTGTCGGTGATTTGAGTCCAGAGGTTACTGATGCAACTTTATTTGCTTGCTTCTCAGTCTATCCTAGTTGTTC TGATGCGAGGGTTATGTGGGATCATAAAACTGGTCGGTCAAAAGGATATGGTTTTGTTTCTTTCCGTGATCATCAG GATGCCCAAAGTGCCATAAATGATATGACAG GCAAGTGGCTGGGAAATAGGCAAATACGATGCAACTGGGCAACTAAGGGTGCTGGTACCAGCTCCAATGAAGAGAAGAGCAATGAAAACCAAAATGCTGTTGTGCTAACAAATGGATCTTCAG ATGGTGGtcaagataataataataatgaagatGCTCCCGAAAACAATTCTTTATACACCACTGTTTATGTTGGCAACCTTCCTCATGAT GTAACACAAGCTGAACTCCATTGCCAATTCCATGCACTGGGGGCTGGGGTAATTGAGGAGGTTCGAGTTCAAAGGGATAAGGGTTTTGGATTTGTTAGATACAACACTCACGAGGAAGCTGCGTTGGCCATTCAGGTGGCTAATGGAAGAATAATCCGTGGGAAGAGTATGAAG TGTTCGTGGGGTAGTAAACCAACTCCTCCTGGAACAGCATCGAATCCACTACCTCCTCCTGCTCAACCATATCAAATACTTCCGACAGCAGCAGGGATGAACCAAGGTTATTCTCCTGCTGAGTTGTTGGCTTATCAGCGCCAACTGGCCTTGAGTCAGGCTGCTGTGTCTGGTCTTTCAGGTCAAGCTCTTCTACAAATGACCGGACAACACGGCCTAGCTCCGGCTTCAATGGGCGTAAACTCTGCGGGATCTCAAGCCATGTATGATGGATATACCGGTAATTCATCAAGACAGCAGCTTATGTACTATCGTTGA
- the LOC114195953 gene encoding UDP-galactose/UDP-glucose transporter 7, with amino-acid sequence MEIRADAETSSFTSLFAAVAYGFASMAMVFINKAVLMQYAYSMTLLTLQQLATSLLIHAGRRMGFTKARGLEMATAKRLLPLSIFYNANVAFALASLKGVNIPMYIAIKRLTPLAVLIAGYFSGKGRPTYQVALSVILIAAGVLIAALGDFSFDLFGYSMAFVSVFFQTMYLVLVERSGAEDGLSSLEIMFYNSFLSLPFLMFLIIATGEFPKSLSLLFAQSYSFSFLMILILSLVMGIVLNFTMFLCTIVNSALTTTIVGVLKGVVSTTLGFFLLGGVQVHALNVSGLVINTAGGVWYSFAKYQQKKSKSTKLVPDEEAHRK; translated from the exons ATGGAGATCCGTGCCGATGCAGAAACCAGCTCCTTCACAAG TTTGTTCGCGGCTGTGGCATATGGGTTTGCCTCCATGGCCATGGTTTTTATCAACAAGGCTGTTCTTATGCAGTATGCATATTCAATGACTCTTCTCACTTTGCAG caATTGGCTACCTCTTTGCTTATCCATGCTGGTAGACGAATGGGATTCACAAAGGCTAGAGGACTGGAAATGGCAACGGCCAAGCGACTTCTCCCGCTTTCAATTTTCTATAATGCCAATGTTGCTTTTGCTTTGGCCAGTTTGAAAGGAGTCAATATCCCAATGTATATTGCGATCAAGAGGCTTACGCCTCTTGCTGTACTTATTGCTGGGTACTTCTCAGGAAAGGGGAGACCTACGTATCAG GTGGCTCTTTCAGTTATATTGATTGCTGCTGGAGTTCTCATTGCTGCCCTTGGAGATTTTTCCTTTGACCTTTTTGGGTATAGCATGGCTTTTGTTTCCGTTTTTTTCCAG ACCATGTACCTTGTGCTGGTGGAAAGATCTGGTGCTGAGGATGGACTTTCATCCTTGGAAATCATGTTCTATAACAGTTTTTTATCTCTTCCATTTTTGATGTTTCTCATCATAGCCACTGGGGAATTCCCAAagtctttatctttattatttgcACAG agttattctttttcatttttgatgATTCTTATTCTTTCATTGGTGATGGGCATTGTTCTCAACTTCACCATGTTCTTGTGTACAATTGTTAATTCAGCCTTAACTACAACTATTGTTGGCGTTCTCAAAGGGGTTGTTTCCACG ACCCTTGGTTTCTTCTTACTGGGTGGTGTTCAAGTTCATGCTTTGAATGTGTCTGGATTGGTTATCAATACAGCTGGTGGTGTGTGGTATTCTTTTGCCAAATATCAGCAGAAAAAAAGTAAGTCGACGAAGCTTGTACCTGACGAGGAGGCTCATCGTAAATAG